In Aedes albopictus strain Foshan chromosome 3, AalbF5, whole genome shotgun sequence, the following are encoded in one genomic region:
- the LOC109401575 gene encoding uncharacterized protein LOC109401575: protein MNKLFLVAVVAAVAIGTSQAFVPVFHRFRRSPSVRCCNDGFEDSINHEKVVAVRRTCAEELGLNEMSEEELVKNRENLVCLVECIAKKHELADETGDLLHEDLAKAVKDHFSVAEWKVPLLDDFIKQCFDHAEEEHEKHPTEEGKCNPEGFEFSYCLWRHFTLACPEELQDDSERCEAIRGKLKSDEDVGFWNNDLDETK, encoded by the exons ATGAACAAACTTTTTCTGGTGGCCGTAGTGGCTGCGGTTGCCATCGGTACCAGCCAGGCATTCGTCCCGGTTTTCCATCGCTTCCGACGTAGTCCTTCGGTTCGGTGTTGCAACGACGGATTCGAGGATTCCATCAACCACGAGAAGGTGGTCGCCGTGAGACGCACCTGCGCCGAAGAGCTGGGACTGAACGAGATGTCCG AAGAGGAGCTGGTGAAGAACCGTGAAAATCTGGTTTGCCTGGTGGAGTGCATTGCCAAAAAGCACGAACTGGCAGACGAAACCGGTGATCTGTTGCACGAAGATCTGGCGAAGGCAGTGAAGGACCATTTCAGTGTTGCCGAGTGGAAGGTACCGCTGTTAGATGACTTCATAAAGCAATGCTTCGATCATGCCGAAGAGGAACACGAGAAGCACCCCACCGAGGAGGGCAAATGCAACCCGGAGGGATTCGAATTTTCCTACTGCCTGTGGAGACACTTTACGCTGGCATGTCCGGAGGAGCTGCAAGATGATTCGGAACGGTGCGAGGCGATTCGGGGAAAGCTAAAAAGCGACGAAGATGTGGGCTTTTGGAATAACGACCTCGATGAAACCAAGTGA
- the LOC134291603 gene encoding uncharacterized protein LOC134291603: MFKLVVCLSVLGLVACYDFKDSFYNELVLEDILDSEDTPTLMDRFKRSNPEMDDKCKRHHRHKCCNDANGDNMDKYRETKKQCFTEVRSKERSARGMMNPVDMFDCEKMNKTKQEYICAVECVGRKFDIIDKEGNLMSADKLVKFTKDNFAADPWQDAVVDELVASCLKEVAEKNEKMKATGDHTTCNPSSSNFGYCMWRQMTLACPKDKQDTSKKCERMRERFANNEPFSMDHKHDFDD; encoded by the exons ATGTTCAAATTGGTGGTGTGCCTCTCGGTGTTGGGCCTGGTGGCCTGTTACGACTTCAAAGACTCGTTCTACA ATGAACTGgtcctggaggatattctggaCAGCGAGGACACCCCGACGCTGATGGACCGTTTCAAGCGATCCAACCCGGAGATGGACGACAAATGCAAGCGCCACCACAGGCACAAGTGCTGCAACGATGCCAACGGTGACAACATGGACAAGTACCGTGAAACGAAGAAGCAGTGCTTCACGGAGGTCCGCTCCAAGGAACGTTCGGCCCGTGGTATGATGAACCCGGTCGACATGTTCGATTGCGAGAAGATGAACAAAACCAAGCAGGAGTACATCTGTGCCGTGGAATGCGTCGGACGCAAGTTCGACATCATCGACAAGGAGGGCAACCTGATGAGCGCGGACAAACTGGTCAAGTTCACCAAGGACAACTTCGCTGCCGATCCATGGCAGGACGCCGTGGTTGATGAATTGGTTGCATCCTGTCTGAAGGAGGTCGCCGAGAAGAACGAGAAGATGAAGGCTACCGGAGATCATACGACATGCAATCCGTCCTCGTCCAACTTTGGATACTGCATGTGGCGTCAGATGACTTTGGCCTGCCCGAAGGACAAACAGGATACGTCCAAAAAGTGTGAGAGGATGCGTGAACGGTTTGCCAACAACGAGCCTTTCTCCATGGACCACAAGCACGATTTCGATGATTAG